In the genome of Raphanus sativus cultivar WK10039 chromosome 4, ASM80110v3, whole genome shotgun sequence, one region contains:
- the LOC108848992 gene encoding cysteine protease ATG4b isoform X1 translates to MKAMCDRFLPSKCSSSTADEKRDKSTLNGWTLIVNTASSMASGAIRRFQDRVLGPSRTGIPSTTSEIWLLGVCYKISDAESSEDADADAGSVLDAFRQDFSSLILVTYRRGFEPIGDTTYTSDVGWGCMLRSGQMLFAQALLIQRLGRSWRKRESEPPEEEYLEILELFGDSEASAFSIHNLILAGESYGLAAGSWVGPYAVCRSWESLARKKREETEVKDRSCSMAVHIVSGSEDGERGGAPILCIEDVAKTCLEYSKGETEWTSILLLVPLVLGLDKVNPRYIPSLIATFSFPQSLGILGGKPGASTYIVGVQEDKGFYLDPHDVQQVVTVNKETQDVDTSSYHCNTLRYVPLESLDPSLALGFYCRDKDDFDDFCIRATKLAGDSNGAPLFTVTQSHRGGERGIAETSTVASSTEISGEEHEDDWQLL, encoded by the exons ATGAAGGCTATGTGTGATAGATTTCTTCCTTCAAAATGTTCTTCGTCAACCGCAGATGAGAAACGTGATAAATCCACACTTAACGGTTGGACACTCATTGTAAACACAGCTTCTTCTATGGCTAGTGGGGCTATTAGGAGGTTTCAAGATCGTGTTTTAGGGCCCAGTAGGACCGGTATTCCCAGCACTACAAGTGAGATTTGGCTACTGGGTGTCTGTTACAAAATCTCAGATGCTGAATCCTCAGAAGATGCAGATGCAGATGCTGGCAGTGTGTTGGATGCTTTCAGACAAGACTTTTCGTCCTTAATACTAGTGACATATCGTAGAG GTTTTGAGCCTATTGGAGACACAACTTATACTAGTGATGTGGGTTGGGGTTGCATGCTTAGAAGCGGCCAGATGCTCTTTGCACAG GCATTGCTAATTCAAAGGTTGGGAAGATCCTGGAGGAAAAGGGAATCTGAG CCGCCTGAAGAGGAATACTTGGAGATCTTAGAACTTTTTGGTGATTCCGAGGCTTCAGCGTTTTCGATACATAATCTTATACTAGCTGGAGAATCTTATGGCTTGGCTGCTGGGTCATGGGTAGGACCGTATGCAGTTTGTCGATCATGGGAATCATTAGCTcggaagaaaagagaagaaactgAGGTCAAAGACCGCTCGTGTTCCATGGCTGTTCATATCGTTTCTGGTAGTGAAGATGGGGAGAGAGGTGGAGCTCCAATTCTCTGTATAGAAGATGTCGCCAAAACTTGTTTGGAATATTCAAAAGGAGAAACTGAGTGGACTTCAATTCTTCTCTTGGTCCCACTGGTTCTTGGACTTGACAAAGTGAACCCAAG GTACATTCCATCTCTGATAGCCACTTTCAGTTTCCCTCAAAGCCTTGGGATTTTGGGTGGCAAACCAGGTGCATCAACTTACATAGTTGGAGTTCAAGAAGACAAAGGTTTCTACCTTGACCCACACGATGTTCAACAG GTAGTGACAGTGAACAAAGAAACTCAAGATGTTGACACATCGTCTTACCATTGCAA TACACTTCGTTATGTTCCGTTGGAGTCACTAGACCCATCGCTAGCTCTTGGATTCTATTGCCGGGACAAAG ATGATTTTGATGATTTCTGTATCCGAGCAACGAAGCTAGCAGGAGACTCCAACGGTGCTCCTTTGTTCACAGTGACTCAATCTCACAGAGGTGGTGAGCGTGGAATTGCAGAAACCAGCACTGTGGCATCATCTACAGAGATATCTGGTGAGGAGCATGAAGATGATTGGCAATTACTTTGA
- the LOC108848992 gene encoding cysteine protease ATG4b isoform X2, translated as MASGAIRRFQDRVLGPSRTGIPSTTSEIWLLGVCYKISDAESSEDADADAGSVLDAFRQDFSSLILVTYRRGFEPIGDTTYTSDVGWGCMLRSGQMLFAQALLIQRLGRSWRKRESEPPEEEYLEILELFGDSEASAFSIHNLILAGESYGLAAGSWVGPYAVCRSWESLARKKREETEVKDRSCSMAVHIVSGSEDGERGGAPILCIEDVAKTCLEYSKGETEWTSILLLVPLVLGLDKVNPRYIPSLIATFSFPQSLGILGGKPGASTYIVGVQEDKGFYLDPHDVQQVVTVNKETQDVDTSSYHCNTLRYVPLESLDPSLALGFYCRDKDDFDDFCIRATKLAGDSNGAPLFTVTQSHRGGERGIAETSTVASSTEISGEEHEDDWQLL; from the exons ATGGCTAGTGGGGCTATTAGGAGGTTTCAAGATCGTGTTTTAGGGCCCAGTAGGACCGGTATTCCCAGCACTACAAGTGAGATTTGGCTACTGGGTGTCTGTTACAAAATCTCAGATGCTGAATCCTCAGAAGATGCAGATGCAGATGCTGGCAGTGTGTTGGATGCTTTCAGACAAGACTTTTCGTCCTTAATACTAGTGACATATCGTAGAG GTTTTGAGCCTATTGGAGACACAACTTATACTAGTGATGTGGGTTGGGGTTGCATGCTTAGAAGCGGCCAGATGCTCTTTGCACAG GCATTGCTAATTCAAAGGTTGGGAAGATCCTGGAGGAAAAGGGAATCTGAG CCGCCTGAAGAGGAATACTTGGAGATCTTAGAACTTTTTGGTGATTCCGAGGCTTCAGCGTTTTCGATACATAATCTTATACTAGCTGGAGAATCTTATGGCTTGGCTGCTGGGTCATGGGTAGGACCGTATGCAGTTTGTCGATCATGGGAATCATTAGCTcggaagaaaagagaagaaactgAGGTCAAAGACCGCTCGTGTTCCATGGCTGTTCATATCGTTTCTGGTAGTGAAGATGGGGAGAGAGGTGGAGCTCCAATTCTCTGTATAGAAGATGTCGCCAAAACTTGTTTGGAATATTCAAAAGGAGAAACTGAGTGGACTTCAATTCTTCTCTTGGTCCCACTGGTTCTTGGACTTGACAAAGTGAACCCAAG GTACATTCCATCTCTGATAGCCACTTTCAGTTTCCCTCAAAGCCTTGGGATTTTGGGTGGCAAACCAGGTGCATCAACTTACATAGTTGGAGTTCAAGAAGACAAAGGTTTCTACCTTGACCCACACGATGTTCAACAG GTAGTGACAGTGAACAAAGAAACTCAAGATGTTGACACATCGTCTTACCATTGCAA TACACTTCGTTATGTTCCGTTGGAGTCACTAGACCCATCGCTAGCTCTTGGATTCTATTGCCGGGACAAAG ATGATTTTGATGATTTCTGTATCCGAGCAACGAAGCTAGCAGGAGACTCCAACGGTGCTCCTTTGTTCACAGTGACTCAATCTCACAGAGGTGGTGAGCGTGGAATTGCAGAAACCAGCACTGTGGCATCATCTACAGAGATATCTGGTGAGGAGCATGAAGATGATTGGCAATTACTTTGA